A region of the Amycolatopsis sp. cg13 genome:
CCGGACGAGCCCATGATCGCGAGCACTTCCCCCGCCGAGACGGCCAGCGCCGCCCCGTCGAGCGCCCGCGTCTGGCCGAACGATTTGTGCAGCCCGTTGCCCACGAGCAACGGAGTTCCCGGCCTGGTCATCAGCGCACCGCCTTCTCGAGTTCGCCGAGCCGGGCCGCGGTGAGCTCGAGCCACCGCAGGTCCGCCTCGAGATGGAAGAGCGCGTGGTCGCAGATCAGCTGATCGGCGAGGTCGCCCTCGTACTTCCGCTTCGTGAGCGAGCGCATCACCTTCAGGTGCTCGCTTCGCTGGACGTCGAGCACGTCGGTGGCGTCGCGGCCGGACAGCAGCGCGAGGACCACCTTCGTGTACAGCGTGTTCTGCAGGTACGGCTCCGGGTTTTCCGGAGTGCCCAGCCAGGTCTCGACGTCGGTGACCCCGGCGTCGGTGATCGTGTAGCGCTTGCGCTCCGGTCCTTCTCCGCTCTCGACCCCCGCGACCTCGACCATGCCGTTGCGCAGCAGGCGCGACAGCGTCGAGTAGACCTGGCCGTACGCGAGCGGGCGGTCGTGCCCGAACTGCTCGTCGTACGCCCGTTTCAGGTCGTACCCGTGTCTCGGCCCCGACTCGAGCAACCCGAGCAAGGTATGTGAAACCGACATTCCCCTGTTCCTCCCTTGACCCCGGAATCCCGGGGGTGAAGATCACTATACAACACAGGTATACGCGCCGTGTATACCACCGCAGAATAGTGCATCAGTGCAGGTCAGGAGGTTTCTCGCGGCTCGTCGGCGGGAGCGGCTACTTCCGTTCGCCGAGGTCCGCCCGGAGGCGCGTCAGCAGGTCCGCGGTCGTCTTCGCGCGGTCCGGCTCCCGGCTCGCGATGGTGTGCGCGAGGATGTCGGTGACGATCGAGGCGGTCAGGGTTTCGCCGGTGAACTTCGTAGGCGAATCCGGCGCCGGCAGCACCACGCGGACCCGGGATTCGAGATCCGCAGACAGGTCGCTCGTCACGAGCACTACCGCCGCGCCGACCTCCTCCGCGTACCGCAGGATCAGCTCGACATCGCGGTTCTGCCGAGCCGGGACGTACACGAGCACCGCGTCGTCAGTGCCCAGCGGAAGCAACGCGTCGGCGAGCCGGAACCCCGTGTCGTCGCAGTGCCGCGTCACCAGCCCGCGCCGGGCGAGCCGGAACGCGGCGTACTCGGCACACACCGACGACAGCCCGAGCCCCCAGGTGAACACCATCCGCGCGTCGAGCAGCAATTGCGCCGCCTCCTCGACCGCCTCCGGCGCGAGCTGCCGCTGCATTTCCTGCAGCCGCTCCGCACTGTCGGCCATCACCCGGTCTATCTGGCGCGACCCGGTGGACCCGAGGTTCTCGATCGCCGCGCTCAGCCGGACGGTCGGCTCGGTGCGCGCGGTGAACGTCTGGCCGAGGTGGCGCTTCAACTCCGGAAGCCCCGAATAACCGAGCGCTTTCGCGGTGCGGACGACGGTCGCGTCGCTGGTCCCGGCCGCCGCGCCGAGGTCTCCCGCCGAGGAGAACAGCACCTCGTTCGGGTTGGCCAGCATGAACCGGGCGACCTGGCGTTCGGCGGGCT
Encoded here:
- a CDS encoding MurR/RpiR family transcriptional regulator, translated to MSTTYLGGDHFDDHVRARLDDLKPAERQVARFMLANPNEVLFSSAGDLGAAAGTSDATVVRTAKALGYSGLPELKRHLGQTFTARTEPTVRLSAAIENLGSTGSRQIDRVMADSAERLQEMQRQLAPEAVEEAAQLLLDARMVFTWGLGLSSVCAEYAAFRLARRGLVTRHCDDTGFRLADALLPLGTDDAVLVYVPARQNRDVELILRYAEEVGAAVVLVTSDLSADLESRVRVVLPAPDSPTKFTGETLTASIVTDILAHTIASREPDRAKTTADLLTRLRADLGERK
- a CDS encoding PadR family transcriptional regulator gives rise to the protein MSVSHTLLGLLESGPRHGYDLKRAYDEQFGHDRPLAYGQVYSTLSRLLRNGMVEVAGVESGEGPERKRYTITDAGVTDVETWLGTPENPEPYLQNTLYTKVVLALLSGRDATDVLDVQRSEHLKVMRSLTKRKYEGDLADQLICDHALFHLEADLRWLELTAARLGELEKAVR